The genomic stretch TTTCTTGGAGAAAACATGCTTACAGGTGAAATACCTTCATGGGTATTTCATCTTCCTTTATTGAAATATATAGACATGAAATCGAACAACCTTAGTGGTCGAATTGAGGGGTTTAGTTCCGAGGAGATGGTGCATATTGATCTGAGTGACAACAAGCTTCAAGGAAGTATTCCAAGTTCACTCTCGAAACTTGTGAACTTGACAGCTCTCTATCTTTCATCAAACAATTTCAGTGGTACTTTAGATGTTGGAACATTCTCAAACCTCAGACAACTTAGGCATCTTGGTCTGTCTTATAACAGCATATCACTGTCTGCAGCCCACAAAGAGATTGCCTTTCCTGATTCCATTGGGAATCTGTGGCTTTCGTCGTGTGACATAAGGGAATTGGACTTCTTGCGTGCAGCGAAAAACCTAGGACAATTAGACCTTTCGAGGAACAAGATTCGTGGGCAGATTCCAGATTGGGCATTGTCAAATTGGGGAAGTTCTGTGTACTATCTGAACCTTTCTTTCAACTCCTTGACCGGTATCAACAACCTTAATCGTTTCGAGAATCTGGTTTTTGTTGATCTTCGGTCCAACTTGCTTCGGGGATCATTGCCAGTTCCATCGTCTACGACACAAATCTTTTTTGCCTCGAACAACAATCTCACAGGAGAGCTACCTCTGTTAGTATGCAACCTGAGCTCCCTAGTGGTTCTTGATTTGTCCAACAACAGCTTGACAGGAACGATCCCGAAATGTCTGTCGAGTGTCAGCAGAAGTTTATCCGTCCTGGATTTGCACGGGAATCGTTTCCACGGGACCATCCCGGGAAATTTTGGCAAGGGGAACCGCCTCAGGACCCTGAACTTGTACGGAAATCAGCTCGAAGGAACTGTCCCGAGATCCCTAGCCAAGTGCAGGCTGCTTGAAGTTCTTGATCTCGGAAACAACAACTTAAATGGCACATTCCCAAATTGGCTTGGAAGCCTTCCAGGGCTAAAAGTGCTTAGCCTGAGATCAAACAGGCTAAATGGTCCTATAAAAACCTCTCAGACAAAAGCCTCATTTCCTGAATTAAGAATCTTTGACCTGTCTCACAATGGTTTCACAGGCACTTTGCCCCTGAAATTATTCCCAAACTTCAAAGCCATGATGAAAACATACAACACAATCCCGAGGCTAAACTACATCGGAGAAACATTCTACAAAGATTCTGTCACTGTAATGATCAAAGGCCAAGATGTTAAGCTTCTGCAGGTTCTATCCATCTTCACAGCCATTGATCTCTCCAGCAACAAATTTGAATCCCATATTCCTATCTCCATTGGAACCCTAACTTCGCTGCGCGGATTAAACCTTTCGCACAACAACCTTGCAGGCAATATCCCAGGCTCACTCGGGAGTATACTCAACCTCGAATCACTCGACCTGTCTTCGAACCATTTAGATGGGGAGATCCCAGGAGAGCTTGTAGGTTTGACATTTCTTTCTGTACTTAACCTGTCACAGAATCATCTTGAGGGGAGAATTCCTCAAGGGAACCAGTTTAATACCTTCCAGAATGAT from Ipomoea triloba cultivar NCNSP0323 chromosome 12, ASM357664v1 encodes the following:
- the LOC115998703 gene encoding receptor-like protein 33 codes for the protein MERLILLFFILLVQVIVSSSETHLCHNDQASALLQIKNALTIDESVSLECDSSGEHPYPKTISWNSSTDCCKWDGVTCDELTGEVVELDLSCSYLTGIIDSNSTLFRLSHLQSLNLAYNDFSLSQIPYKFGLFASLRHLNLSNTGFSGGIPSEISRLSKLISLDLSGNFEGLKFEPHSFKHLLQNLTQLRELDLSGIEISSVLPRNLSSSLRILSLGSTGLYGKFPDSVFDLPNLERLILTSNFDLQGHLPKTVWKSSISLKELDLSSTSFSGELQGSVGYLKSLTYLDLSSCKFSGAIPESLGNLTRIENLILSSNSFTGRVPLTLVSLEQLIRLDLSANNLTGEIPDFFGKFRKLKDLSLADNLFTGRFPVSVTNLTKLESLDLSNASISGPIPPIVSGFPALVLLFLGENMLTGEIPSWVFHLPLLKYIDMKSNNLSGRIEGFSSEEMVHIDLSDNKLQGSIPSSLSKLVNLTALYLSSNNFSGTLDVGTFSNLRQLRHLGLSYNSISLSAAHKEIAFPDSIGNLWLSSCDIRELDFLRAAKNLGQLDLSRNKIRGQIPDWALSNWGSSVYYLNLSFNSLTGINNLNRFENLVFVDLRSNLLRGSLPVPSSTTQIFFASNNNLTGELPLLVCNLSSLVVLDLSNNSLTGTIPKCLSSVSRSLSVLDLHGNRFHGTIPGNFGKGNRLRTLNLYGNQLEGTVPRSLAKCRLLEVLDLGNNNLNGTFPNWLGSLPGLKVLSLRSNRLNGPIKTSQTKASFPELRIFDLSHNGFTGTLPLKLFPNFKAMMKTYNTIPRLNYIGETFYKDSVTVMIKGQDVKLLQVLSIFTAIDLSSNKFESHIPISIGTLTSLRGLNLSHNNLAGNIPGSLGSILNLESLDLSSNHLDGEIPGELVGLTFLSVLNLSQNHLEGRIPQGNQFNTFQNDSYFGNDGLCGVPLLRRCKDDKMPAEKISPGEDVDGEDDSEFMQGFGWRSVMIGYGVGIVPGLVMGPLIFFPTGRPPKWLQGKSLFRKH